The following are encoded together in the Streptomyces flavofungini genome:
- a CDS encoding helix-turn-helix domain-containing protein has translation MTQYDFDAGYEDEDEDDIPEWADHVMATVAAEVRRRRKELRMSAQDLADRCEEIGHPIPRNVIANMESGRRANLPLVDVMVLARALRTNPICLIYPIGYAAEVQRLPYEQRIAPWEAMVWFIAQDSGSLADRDMLRYQREHIEALSEARSAMASESYAQYAVEQATSATERAEALRDQATCLERIDKAKQRLRVARSFIRRERGLLPYLPPELADVDPPEPGSNTNTTKENDL, from the coding sequence ATGACACAATACGATTTCGATGCTGGATACGAGGACGAAGACGAGGACGACATCCCCGAGTGGGCCGACCACGTCATGGCCACCGTGGCCGCCGAGGTCCGACGCCGACGGAAGGAGCTGCGTATGAGCGCCCAGGACCTCGCCGACCGCTGCGAGGAAATCGGCCATCCGATCCCCCGCAACGTGATTGCCAATATGGAATCCGGCCGTCGCGCCAACCTCCCCCTGGTCGATGTCATGGTCCTGGCCAGGGCACTGCGCACGAACCCGATCTGCCTCATCTACCCGATCGGTTACGCCGCCGAGGTCCAGCGGCTCCCGTACGAACAGCGAATCGCTCCGTGGGAGGCCATGGTCTGGTTCATCGCCCAGGACAGCGGCTCCCTGGCCGACCGCGACATGCTCCGCTACCAGCGCGAGCACATCGAGGCCCTCAGCGAGGCGCGCTCCGCGATGGCCAGCGAGAGCTACGCGCAGTACGCCGTCGAGCAGGCGACCAGCGCCACAGAACGGGCGGAGGCCCTGCGCGACCAGGCCACCTGCCTGGAGCGCATCGACAAGGCCAAGCAACGCCTGCGCGTCGCCCGCTCCTTCATCCGCCGCGAGCGCGGCCTCCTCCCCTACCTGCCCCCCGAACTCGCCGACGTCGACCCACCCGAACCCGGCAGCAACACCAACACCACCAAGGAGAACGATCTTTGA
- a CDS encoding tyrosine-type recombinase/integrase, with amino-acid sequence MKGSTYRRCSCRDPKTGKELGTSCPKRNSRNHCTYSIRQELPPREDGSRRSFARGGYDSRKAAQADLDHVRALLGLAESDDPEGTELIAAMLAEVGRERTPLPDVEETRRRLNAGQDLIGSLTVAEWLDRWLAGKRIRKSGISRYETDIRVHLKPRIGHRRLDRLRVSHLSEMFTDIRDANAAILEQNAQRRAAIDELATVLWKGVGNRARRKAMKAAIDEMPPFRRITGPATRQHVKATLRAALNDAIGQQIITFNPAAHVEIDPVRKPKALVWTDERIAKWEQTGEKPSPVMVWTPKQTGAFLDFVAQDRLYAMWHLIAFRGLRRGEACGQPWSETNLDTHSLTVSAQLVQDGWEIEASDPKTDSGYRVVALDDDTVNVLKHHRERQDEARAEWGSAWVETGHVFTQEDGSWLHPGKVTDLFERLVAASGLPPIRLHDLRHGAATLMLAAGIDIKIVSDTLGHSDTRITRDIYQSVLPQVGKNAAEATAKLVPLQRKAEAEKAARKAAKKAKAKKPRKGDSSKPKDRAKAQAKAKKKAKRRKPEK; translated from the coding sequence TTGAAGGGCTCCACCTACCGCCGCTGCTCCTGCCGCGACCCGAAGACCGGCAAGGAACTCGGCACGTCCTGCCCCAAGCGCAACAGCAGGAACCACTGCACCTACTCCATACGCCAGGAGCTGCCGCCCCGCGAGGACGGCAGCCGCAGGTCGTTCGCCCGAGGTGGCTACGACAGCCGCAAGGCCGCCCAAGCCGACCTCGACCACGTCCGCGCCCTCCTGGGCCTGGCCGAGTCGGACGATCCCGAGGGCACGGAACTGATCGCCGCCATGCTGGCGGAGGTCGGCCGCGAGCGGACGCCCCTGCCGGACGTAGAGGAGACCCGTAGGCGCCTCAACGCCGGCCAGGACCTCATCGGCAGCCTGACTGTGGCCGAATGGCTCGACCGGTGGCTGGCGGGGAAGCGCATACGCAAGTCCGGCATCAGCCGCTACGAGACCGACATCCGCGTGCACTTGAAGCCGCGCATCGGGCACCGGCGCCTCGACCGGCTGCGCGTCAGCCACCTCAGCGAGATGTTCACGGACATCCGCGACGCCAACGCGGCGATCCTGGAGCAGAACGCCCAACGACGAGCAGCAATCGACGAATTGGCAACCGTGCTGTGGAAGGGCGTAGGCAACCGCGCCCGCCGCAAGGCGATGAAGGCCGCGATCGACGAGATGCCACCCTTCCGCCGCATCACCGGCCCTGCGACGCGCCAGCACGTCAAGGCGACCCTCCGCGCGGCCCTGAATGACGCGATCGGTCAGCAGATCATCACGTTCAATCCGGCGGCCCACGTCGAGATCGACCCCGTACGCAAACCGAAGGCGCTCGTGTGGACGGACGAGCGGATCGCCAAGTGGGAGCAGACGGGCGAGAAGCCGTCGCCCGTAATGGTCTGGACACCGAAACAGACCGGCGCCTTCCTCGACTTCGTAGCCCAGGACCGGCTGTACGCCATGTGGCACCTGATCGCCTTCCGTGGCCTGCGCCGTGGCGAGGCGTGCGGACAGCCGTGGTCGGAGACGAACCTCGACACCCACTCCCTCACCGTCTCCGCCCAACTCGTGCAGGACGGCTGGGAGATCGAGGCATCCGACCCCAAAACGGACAGCGGGTACCGCGTGGTGGCGCTCGACGACGACACCGTCAACGTCCTGAAGCACCACCGCGAGCGCCAGGACGAAGCCCGCGCAGAGTGGGGCTCGGCCTGGGTCGAGACCGGCCACGTCTTCACCCAGGAAGACGGCTCCTGGCTCCACCCCGGCAAGGTGACCGACCTCTTCGAGCGGCTCGTCGCAGCCTCCGGCCTCCCGCCGATCCGGCTCCACGACCTCCGCCACGGCGCGGCCACCCTCATGCTCGCCGCCGGCATCGACATCAAGATCGTGTCGGACACCCTCGGCCACAGTGACACCCGCATCACGCGGGACATTTACCAGAGCGTCCTGCCCCAAGTCGGCAAGAACGCCGCCGAGGCGACGGCCAAGCTGGTCCCGCTTCAGCGCAAGGCCGAGGCGGAGAAGGCGGCCCGCAAGGCGGCGAAGAAGGCGAAGGCCAAGAAGCCCCGCAAGGGCGACAGCAGCAAGCCGAAGGACAGGGCGAAAGCCCAGGCCAAGGCCAAGAAGAAGGCCAAGCGCCGGAAGCCCGAGAAGTAG
- a CDS encoding alpha/beta hydrolase: protein METSPPRARHLRRGCLAFLAAGLLISGCSSASSSTDVVMDELPRATPKELASYYAQKLRWRDCGAPGFQCATMKAPLDYDKPDAGDVKLAVSRKRATGGAAGKGGRLGSLLVNPGGPGGSAVGYLQSYAALGYPEKVRARYDMVAVDPRGVARSEPVTCLDDRQMSAYTQTDTTPDDRRETDLLATAYKKFAAGCKKRSGKLLGHVSTVEAARDMDILRAVLGDKKLTYVGASYGTFLGATYAGLFPDRVGRLVLDGAMDPSLPARRMNRDQTAGFETAFQSFAKDCVRQPDCPLGRKNAADAGKRLKGFFTHLDRAPLPAGDPGPAAGRKLGEALATTGVIAAMYDEASWPQLRDALAAAMKDKDGSMLLALSDSYYERDGDGSYSNLMYANTAVNCLDLPPSFSSPEDVRKALPDFEKASPVFGEGLAWSALNCTYWPTKATGKPQRIEAEGADPIIVVGTTRDPATPYRWAKALASQLTSARLLTYEGDGHTAYGRGSRCVDDTINTYLLAGRAPQKDKRCT from the coding sequence ATGGAAACCTCCCCACCCCGAGCCCGCCACCTCCGCCGCGGCTGCCTGGCCTTCCTGGCCGCCGGTCTGCTCATCTCCGGCTGCTCGTCGGCGAGTTCGTCGACCGACGTGGTCATGGACGAGCTGCCCCGCGCCACGCCGAAGGAGCTCGCGTCGTACTACGCCCAGAAGCTGCGCTGGCGCGACTGCGGGGCGCCCGGATTCCAGTGCGCGACGATGAAGGCGCCCCTGGACTACGACAAGCCGGACGCGGGCGACGTGAAGCTGGCGGTGTCGCGCAAGCGGGCGACGGGGGGAGCGGCGGGCAAGGGCGGCCGCCTCGGCTCGCTCCTGGTGAACCCGGGCGGCCCGGGCGGCTCGGCCGTCGGATACCTCCAGTCCTACGCGGCCCTCGGCTATCCGGAGAAGGTCCGCGCCCGGTACGACATGGTGGCGGTCGACCCGCGGGGCGTCGCCCGCAGCGAGCCTGTGACCTGCCTGGACGACCGCCAGATGAGCGCGTACACGCAGACGGACACCACGCCCGACGACCGGCGTGAGACCGACCTGCTCGCCACGGCGTACAAGAAGTTCGCGGCGGGCTGCAAGAAGCGCTCGGGGAAGCTGCTCGGGCACGTATCCACCGTGGAGGCGGCCCGGGACATGGACATCCTGCGCGCGGTGCTCGGCGACAAGAAGCTGACGTACGTGGGCGCCTCGTACGGGACGTTCCTCGGGGCGACGTACGCGGGCCTCTTCCCCGACCGCGTCGGCCGCCTCGTCCTCGACGGCGCCATGGACCCCTCGCTGCCCGCGCGCCGGATGAACCGCGACCAGACGGCGGGCTTCGAGACGGCGTTCCAGTCGTTCGCGAAGGACTGCGTGCGGCAGCCGGACTGCCCCCTCGGCAGGAAGAACGCCGCCGACGCGGGCAAGCGACTGAAGGGCTTCTTCACGCACCTGGACCGGGCGCCGCTCCCCGCGGGCGACCCCGGCCCGGCCGCCGGCCGCAAGCTCGGCGAGGCACTGGCCACGACCGGCGTGATCGCGGCGATGTACGACGAGGCGTCCTGGCCACAGCTGCGCGACGCGCTCGCCGCGGCCATGAAGGACAAGGACGGCTCGATGCTCCTCGCGCTCTCCGACAGCTACTACGAGCGCGACGGCGACGGCTCGTACTCCAACCTCATGTACGCCAACACCGCCGTGAACTGCCTCGACCTGCCGCCGTCCTTCAGCTCGCCCGAGGACGTGCGCAAGGCGCTCCCCGACTTCGAGAAGGCCTCCCCGGTCTTCGGCGAGGGCCTGGCCTGGTCGGCCCTGAACTGCACGTACTGGCCCACGAAGGCCACGGGCAAGCCGCAGCGCATCGAGGCCGAGGGCGCCGACCCGATCATCGTCGTCGGCACCACCCGCGACCCCGCCACCCCCTACCGCTGGGCGAAGGCCCTCGCCTCCCAGCTCACCTCGGCCCGCCTCCTCACCTACGAGGGCGACGGCCACACCGCGTACGGCCGCGGCAGCCGCTGCGTCGACGACACGATCAACACCTACCTCCTGGCGGGCCGTGCCCCCCAGAAGGACAAGCGCTGCACATAA
- a CDS encoding DNA polymerase III subunit delta', translating into MPVWDDLVGQEKVSGQLGAAARDADALVTAVAADTPPPESSKMTHAWLFTGPPGSGRADAARAFAAALQCVSPDRALGGEPGCGFCDGCHTSLIGTHADVEVVRTDLLSIGVKETRELVRRAQLSPAGGRWQVIVLEDADRLTEGAGNVLLKAVEEPAPRTVWLLCAPSQEDVLPTIRSRCRHLTLRTPSVAAVADMLVRRDGIDPTAAAAAARATQGHIGRARRLATDERARERRAAVLKLPLRVGEIGGCLKAAQELIDTAAEEAKQVAEDVDVKETEDMKAALGAAQGGRMPRGTAGAMKELEDKQKRRRTRTQRDSLDLALIDLTGVYRDVLALQLGSRVPLANTEVQDMLERMARDTSPESTLRRIEAIGACRTALDRNVAPLLAVEAMTVALRAG; encoded by the coding sequence ATGCCGGTATGGGACGACCTGGTGGGCCAGGAGAAGGTGAGCGGGCAGCTCGGCGCCGCCGCCCGTGACGCCGACGCGCTGGTCACCGCCGTCGCGGCCGACACCCCGCCGCCCGAGTCGTCGAAGATGACGCACGCCTGGCTGTTCACGGGCCCGCCCGGATCCGGCCGGGCCGACGCCGCCCGTGCCTTCGCCGCCGCCCTGCAGTGCGTGAGCCCCGACCGCGCGCTGGGCGGGGAGCCCGGCTGCGGCTTCTGCGACGGTTGCCACACGAGCCTGATCGGTACGCACGCCGACGTGGAGGTCGTCCGCACCGACCTGCTGTCGATCGGCGTCAAGGAGACCCGCGAGCTGGTCCGCCGCGCCCAGCTCTCCCCGGCGGGGGGCCGCTGGCAGGTCATCGTCCTGGAGGACGCGGACCGCCTCACCGAGGGCGCGGGCAACGTCCTCCTGAAGGCAGTGGAGGAACCGGCCCCCCGCACGGTCTGGCTCCTCTGCGCCCCCTCGCAGGAGGACGTGCTGCCCACGATCCGCTCCCGCTGCCGCCACCTGACCCTGCGTACGCCCTCGGTGGCCGCCGTCGCCGACATGCTGGTCCGCCGCGACGGCATCGACCCGACCGCCGCAGCGGCCGCCGCCCGCGCCACCCAGGGACACATCGGCCGCGCCCGCCGCCTGGCGACCGACGAGCGCGCGCGGGAGCGCAGGGCCGCCGTGCTCAAGCTGCCACTGCGCGTCGGGGAGATCGGCGGCTGCCTCAAGGCCGCGCAGGAGCTGATCGACACGGCGGCGGAGGAGGCCAAGCAGGTCGCCGAGGACGTCGACGTCAAGGAGACCGAGGACATGAAGGCGGCGCTCGGCGCGGCCCAGGGCGGCAGGATGCCGCGCGGCACGGCGGGCGCGATGAAGGAGCTCGAGGACAAGCAGAAGCGCCGCAGGACCCGCACGCAGCGCGACAGCCTCGACCTCGCCCTCATCGACCTCACCGGGGTCTACCGAGACGTCCTGGCCCTCCAGTTGGGCTCCCGCGTCCCGCTCGCCAACACCGAGGTGCAGGACATGCTGGAGCGCATGGCCCGGGACACCTCGCCCGAGTCGACGCTGCGCCGCATAGAGGCGATCGGCGCGTGCCGCACGGCACTCGACCGGAACGTGGCGCCGCTGCTCGCGGTGGAGGCGATGACGGTGGCACTGCGGGCGGGCTGA
- the tmk gene encoding dTMP kinase — protein sequence MTRAEQPPAMTTAPDDALLADSRERAVRALLRVPQLKRLWSAHLVGSVGDALALLVLVMLALQAAVAEGAFGDGYRGVAIAVTAVFGARVLATLLFGAVLLGPLTSLTSPDGPLDRRWTMVGADGVRAALLICAPLWIDWTPANALAMLLVTAFVAGVAERFWTVARESAAPALLPGPPLEGATVRPLPDHMDALRRLSLRTGFVALPLAAVALVAVSLLGILLGAGVDWFEQHQAGLGSFLAAGLFAASLSIVYAIQLPGTHTPRARSPLEGLRRPRTGSGTDKGRTGAIPLLVAACTAVAGAVAAAVAVAVLHAKDLQGGPVTYGLFVFALTGGTVAGIRTAPALLPSLSRRRLLALAITVTGVALLAAGLVPDVTTVLLILALAGLAAGIAANLGHALLDQEVEDYRRARTTEHLQAVVRLFVALAALVAPLLAAVIGPHRMVNGKFVFDHGGASFTLMLVGALLLPVAALVLAKADDRQGVPLRHDLRDALRGGDDPVQAPAASGFFIALEGGDGAGKSTQAEALAEWIRAKGHEVVVTREPGATPVGKRLRSILLDVSSAGLSHRAEALLYAADRAEHVDTVVRPALARGAVVISDRYIDSSVAYQGAGRDLSPTEVARINRWATGGLVPHLTVLLDVAPEAARERFTEAPDRLESEPAEFHARVRSGFLTLAAADPGRYLVVDAAQEPEAVTTVIRHRLDLVLPLSEAEVKAQEEARRKAEEEARRRAEEEAARKAEEERLERERQEQLAKLRAEEEERKRRELEEAQRREAERQAEEARLRAEEARRKAEEERARVLAEEARREAEEQARAAEEERRRRAAEEQARLHAEAEARRLEKQRRAEEALRRAEEARLLAEAAAGAAESGEGVGAAGSARGAGSAGSGKASLDKSAQKSSGPAVRSADSADSAGRSSGPVGKAPGSPGSPVETPDNETTVPTPVVKPQVPGAADETTVPTPVVKPQVPGAADETTVLPQVPRAADETAVLPQVPEAGAAGTGHGAGRSGGGESDVTAELPKANVPGAADETAVLPAVGGEPAARGGRAETVADKVPPGYFRDERPGGDRSGPSGADRSGEALQGPDDRTRELPQVDEDGTPRQRPRPDWAEETPLDDLPSLADELLGSHEDDDVDEGRRRRR from the coding sequence ATGACGCGTGCCGAACAGCCACCCGCCATGACCACGGCCCCCGATGACGCCCTGCTCGCGGACTCCCGCGAGCGCGCGGTGCGCGCCCTGCTGCGCGTACCGCAGCTGAAGCGGTTGTGGAGCGCGCACCTCGTCGGCAGCGTCGGTGACGCGCTCGCGCTGCTCGTCCTGGTCATGCTCGCCCTCCAAGCGGCTGTCGCCGAGGGGGCGTTCGGCGACGGCTACAGAGGCGTCGCCATCGCGGTGACCGCCGTCTTCGGAGCACGCGTTCTCGCGACCCTCCTCTTCGGAGCGGTCCTGCTCGGCCCGCTGACGTCCCTCACGTCGCCGGACGGCCCGCTCGACCGCCGCTGGACCATGGTCGGCGCCGACGGCGTCCGGGCCGCGCTGCTGATCTGCGCGCCCCTGTGGATCGACTGGACGCCGGCCAACGCGCTCGCGATGCTGCTCGTCACCGCCTTCGTGGCCGGTGTCGCCGAACGCTTCTGGACGGTCGCCCGCGAGAGCGCCGCGCCCGCGCTCCTCCCGGGGCCGCCCCTGGAGGGCGCCACCGTGCGCCCCCTGCCCGACCACATGGACGCCCTGCGGCGCCTGTCGCTGCGTACGGGCTTCGTGGCGCTGCCGCTCGCGGCCGTCGCGCTCGTCGCCGTCAGCCTCCTCGGCATCCTGCTCGGCGCCGGAGTCGACTGGTTCGAGCAGCACCAGGCGGGCCTCGGCTCGTTCCTCGCGGCCGGACTGTTCGCCGCGTCCCTGTCGATCGTGTACGCCATCCAGCTGCCCGGTACGCACACGCCCCGCGCCCGCAGCCCTCTGGAGGGCCTGCGCAGGCCGCGCACGGGCAGCGGCACCGACAAGGGCCGCACCGGCGCGATCCCGCTCCTCGTGGCCGCCTGCACCGCCGTCGCCGGGGCCGTCGCCGCGGCCGTCGCGGTCGCCGTGCTGCACGCCAAGGACCTCCAGGGCGGGCCCGTCACGTACGGCCTGTTCGTCTTCGCGCTGACCGGCGGCACGGTCGCGGGCATCCGCACCGCGCCCGCGCTGCTGCCGTCGCTGTCGCGCCGCCGTCTGCTGGCGCTCGCGATCACCGTCACCGGAGTCGCGCTGCTCGCCGCCGGACTCGTCCCCGACGTGACGACGGTCCTGCTGATCCTGGCGCTCGCCGGCCTCGCCGCGGGCATCGCGGCGAACCTCGGGCACGCGCTCCTCGACCAGGAGGTCGAGGACTACCGCAGGGCGCGCACCACCGAGCACCTCCAGGCCGTCGTGCGCCTCTTCGTGGCGCTCGCCGCGCTCGTGGCGCCGCTGCTCGCGGCCGTCATCGGGCCGCACCGGATGGTCAACGGCAAGTTCGTCTTCGACCACGGCGGCGCCTCCTTCACGCTGATGCTGGTCGGCGCGCTGCTGCTGCCCGTGGCCGCGCTGGTCCTCGCCAAGGCCGACGACCGGCAGGGCGTGCCGCTCCGCCACGACCTGCGGGACGCGCTGCGCGGCGGCGACGACCCGGTGCAGGCGCCCGCCGCCTCCGGGTTCTTCATCGCCCTGGAGGGCGGCGACGGCGCGGGCAAGTCCACGCAGGCCGAGGCGCTCGCCGAGTGGATCCGCGCCAAGGGCCACGAAGTCGTCGTCACGCGCGAGCCGGGCGCCACGCCCGTCGGCAAGCGGCTGCGGTCGATCCTGCTGGACGTGTCGTCGGCCGGACTCTCCCACCGCGCGGAGGCGCTGCTGTACGCCGCCGACCGCGCGGAGCACGTCGACACCGTCGTACGACCCGCCCTCGCGCGCGGGGCCGTGGTGATCTCCGACCGGTACATCGACTCGTCCGTGGCCTACCAGGGCGCAGGCCGCGACCTGTCGCCGACCGAGGTCGCCCGCATCAACCGGTGGGCCACCGGCGGCCTGGTGCCGCACCTCACCGTCCTGCTCGACGTGGCCCCCGAGGCGGCCCGCGAGCGCTTCACGGAGGCCCCGGACCGGCTGGAGTCCGAGCCCGCCGAGTTCCACGCGCGCGTGCGCTCCGGATTCCTCACCCTGGCCGCCGCCGACCCGGGCCGGTACCTGGTCGTCGACGCGGCCCAGGAGCCGGAGGCCGTCACCACCGTGATCCGGCACCGCCTCGATCTCGTACTGCCCCTCTCCGAAGCCGAGGTGAAGGCCCAGGAAGAGGCCCGCCGCAAGGCCGAGGAGGAGGCGCGGCGGCGCGCCGAGGAGGAGGCCGCCCGCAAGGCCGAGGAGGAGCGCCTGGAGCGCGAGCGCCAGGAACAGCTCGCCAAGCTCCGCGCGGAGGAGGAAGAGCGCAAGCGCCGCGAGCTGGAGGAGGCCCAGCGCCGCGAGGCCGAGCGCCAGGCCGAGGAGGCCCGGCTGCGCGCCGAGGAGGCCCGCCGCAAGGCCGAGGAGGAGCGCGCCCGGGTCCTCGCCGAGGAGGCCCGGCGCGAGGCCGAGGAGCAGGCCCGCGCCGCCGAGGAGGAACGGCGCCGCCGCGCGGCCGAGGAACAGGCCCGGCTGCACGCCGAGGCCGAGGCCCGCCGCCTGGAGAAGCAGCGCCGGGCTGAGGAGGCACTGCGCCGGGCTGAGGAGGCCCGGCTGCTGGCGGAGGCGGCCGCGGGCGCGGCGGAGTCCGGCGAGGGCGTCGGGGCTGCGGGGTCCGCGCGGGGCGCCGGGTCCGCGGGTTCGGGGAAGGCTTCGCTCGACAAGTCGGCTCAGAAGTCGTCCGGTCCTGCGGTCAGGTCCGCCGACTCGGCTGACTCTGCGGGCAGGTCCTCCGGCCCGGTCGGCAAGGCGCCCGGTTCGCCCGGTTCCCCCGTCGAGACACCCGACAACGAGACGACCGTACCCACGCCTGTGGTGAAGCCGCAGGTCCCGGGTGCCGCCGACGAGACGACCGTTCCCACGCCTGTGGTGAAGCCGCAGGTCCCGGGTGCCGCCGACGAGACGACCGTCCTGCCGCAGGTTCCGCGGGCCGCTGACGAGACCGCTGTGCTGCCGCAGGTCCCGGAGGCCGGGGCCGCGGGTACGGGGCACGGCGCGGGCCGGTCCGGCGGGGGCGAGTCCGACGTGACCGCCGAGCTGCCCAAGGCGAACGTGCCGGGGGCGGCCGACGAGACGGCGGTCCTCCCGGCGGTGGGCGGGGAGCCCGCCGCGCGGGGCGGACGCGCGGAGACCGTGGCGGACAAGGTGCCGCCGGGCTACTTCCGCGACGAGCGACCCGGAGGCGACCGGTCCGGCCCGTCCGGTGCGGACCGGTCGGGCGAGGCGCTGCAAGGCCCCGACGACCGGACGCGGGAGCTGCCTCAGGTCGACGAGGACGGTACGCCGCGGCAGCGGCCGCGCCCCGACTGGGCGGAGGAGACACCGCTGGACGACCTGCCGTCGCTGGCGGACGAGCTGCTCGGGTCGCATGAGGACGACGATGTGGACGAGGGGCGGCGGCGGAGGCGCTGA